Proteins found in one Chengkuizengella sediminis genomic segment:
- a CDS encoding ribose-phosphate diphosphokinase: protein MNYECVKVFTGSANPQLAQQICNNLGKSLGKIKLSRFKSGEIYVHFEESIRNCDVFLVQSISHPINEHLMELLVMIDAAKRASARTVQVVLPYYGYARQERKAAPREPISAKLVADLLTTAGTSRVITIDLHAPAIQGFFNIPVDHLTALDHITHYLKAQNIENPIVVSPDAGRASTAEKLANYLDSPFAIMIKKRPAHNESVITHIIGDVKGQTPIIIEDMIDTGTTIVNVVEGLKEKGANDVYVCATHPVFSGPALERLDHPNIKEIVVTDSIALPEDHPTKFKVISMAGLLADAIKIIMEGGSISTLFKSGGV, encoded by the coding sequence ATGAATTATGAATGTGTGAAAGTATTCACAGGATCTGCCAATCCTCAGCTGGCACAACAAATATGTAATAATCTTGGAAAATCATTAGGGAAAATTAAACTTTCCCGATTTAAAAGCGGTGAGATTTATGTCCATTTCGAGGAGTCTATTCGTAATTGTGATGTTTTTCTCGTTCAATCCATTTCACACCCGATTAATGAACATTTGATGGAACTTCTTGTTATGATTGATGCTGCTAAGAGAGCATCTGCAAGAACCGTTCAAGTTGTACTTCCATATTATGGGTATGCTCGTCAAGAGAGGAAAGCAGCACCTCGTGAACCTATTTCAGCAAAGTTAGTTGCGGACTTATTAACTACGGCAGGGACTAGTCGTGTCATTACAATTGATTTACATGCTCCAGCTATTCAAGGTTTTTTTAATATCCCAGTGGATCATTTAACAGCATTGGATCATATCACGCACTATTTAAAAGCACAAAATATTGAAAATCCAATTGTAGTTTCTCCAGATGCAGGTAGAGCATCCACCGCAGAAAAACTAGCGAATTATTTAGACTCACCTTTTGCGATCATGATCAAAAAACGTCCTGCACATAATGAATCAGTGATTACACATATTATTGGGGATGTTAAAGGACAAACACCTATCATTATTGAAGATATGATTGATACTGGAACTACCATTGTTAATGTAGTGGAAGGTTTAAAAGAAAAAGGTGCCAATGATGTTTATGTATGTGCAACACATCCAGTATTCTCTGGTCCAGCCTTAGAAAGGTTAGATCATCCCAATATAAAAGAAATCGTAGTCACCGACTCCATAGCATTGCCTGAAGATCATCCAACTAAATTTAAAGTGATTTCAATGGCTGGCTTACTTGCGGACGCGATAAAAATTATTATGGAGGGTGGATCTATCAGTACATTATTTAAGTCAGGTGGAGTTTAA
- the hisJ gene encoding histidinol-phosphatase HisJ, translating to MLIDYHTHHERCGHASGSLEDYVKKGIEIGLQQLGLSDHMPLIHVDPKTYLPGMAMPADEIPRYVEECFLLKKKYKNQIDIKVGLEADYIEGYETEIEKIISSYPWDYVIGSVHFLGEWDISDFRQLDHWENRDVDEVFAQYYDAVQKAVKTDLYDYIGHLDVIKRFGRKPKSDMIEIERQTLNLIKEHGLAIELNASGLRMPVEEMFPSERILLECHKLDIPLTIGSDAHKPEQLGLFLDQARNLLKKIGFTQLATYDQRKRIMVCL from the coding sequence ATGTTGATTGATTACCATACACATCATGAACGCTGTGGACATGCTTCTGGTTCCTTAGAGGATTACGTAAAAAAAGGCATTGAGATCGGTTTGCAGCAGTTGGGCTTATCGGATCATATGCCTTTAATTCATGTAGACCCAAAAACGTATTTACCGGGAATGGCTATGCCTGCAGATGAAATTCCTAGATATGTCGAAGAATGTTTTTTATTGAAGAAAAAATATAAAAATCAAATTGATATTAAAGTAGGACTTGAGGCAGATTATATTGAAGGGTACGAAACTGAAATTGAAAAAATTATTTCTTCCTACCCATGGGACTATGTCATTGGCTCTGTTCATTTCTTAGGAGAATGGGATATTTCAGATTTCCGACAATTAGATCATTGGGAAAATCGAGATGTAGATGAAGTGTTTGCTCAATATTATGATGCTGTCCAAAAAGCAGTGAAAACTGACCTTTATGATTACATTGGTCATTTAGATGTGATAAAAAGGTTTGGTCGGAAGCCAAAAAGTGATATGATAGAAATAGAGAGGCAAACGTTAAATCTAATTAAGGAACATGGATTAGCGATTGAATTAAATGCCTCTGGTTTACGCATGCCCGTTGAAGAAATGTTTCCAAGTGAACGCATTCTACTTGAATGTCACAAACTCGACATTCCTTTAACGATTGGTTCAGATGCACACAAACCAGAACAGCTTGGTTTGTTTCTAGATCAAGCGCGAAATTTGTTGAAAAAAATAGGTTTTACACAGTTAGCTACATATGATCAGCGCAAGCGGATCATGGTATGTTTATAA
- the hisIE gene encoding bifunctional phosphoribosyl-AMP cyclohydrolase/phosphoribosyl-ATP diphosphatase HisIE yields the protein MVDQTLNDLLDRITWDDQGLVPAIVQDISSKDVLMMAYMNKESLKLSLETRETWFWSRSRQKLWHKGETSGHTQSIIRLNYDCDADTMLVFVNQKGPACHTGEQSCFFNEVAVSKSEDDVLKDHEANNFNILAVLESVIAKRYEERTEGAYTTYLFDKGVDKILKKVGEETAEVIIAAKNKDNEELTYEVSDLMFHLMVLLKDRDLPIKNIMKELEKRHVD from the coding sequence ATGGTTGATCAAACTTTAAATGATCTATTAGACAGAATAACTTGGGATGATCAAGGTTTGGTTCCTGCAATCGTTCAAGATATTAGCAGTAAAGATGTATTGATGATGGCTTATATGAATAAAGAATCATTAAAGTTGTCATTAGAAACAAGAGAAACCTGGTTTTGGAGTAGATCACGTCAAAAGCTATGGCACAAAGGCGAGACATCTGGTCATACCCAATCTATTATAAGGTTGAACTATGATTGTGATGCAGATACTATGTTAGTATTTGTTAATCAAAAAGGTCCTGCTTGCCACACAGGTGAACAAAGCTGCTTTTTTAATGAAGTTGCTGTTTCAAAGTCTGAAGATGATGTACTAAAAGACCATGAGGCAAATAATTTTAACATATTAGCTGTATTAGAATCGGTGATTGCAAAAAGATATGAGGAAAGAACTGAAGGTGCATATACGACTTATTTATTTGATAAAGGAGTCGATAAAATCCTTAAAAAAGTCGGTGAAGAGACTGCGGAAGTCATCATTGCAGCTAAAAATAAAGATAATGAAGAATTGACCTACGAAGTAAGTGACTTAATGTTTCATCTTATGGTATTGTTAAAAGATAGAGATCTACCAATAAAAAATATAATGAAGGAGTTAGAGAAGCGTCATGTTGATTGA
- the hisF gene encoding imidazole glycerol phosphate synthase subunit HisF, translating to MLAKRIIPCLDVKDGRVVKGVNFVNLRDAGDPVELAEIYDKEGADELVFLDISASVEGRATMVEVVKQTAGEIAIPFTVGGGINSVEDMKNLLRAGADKIGINTAAIQNPILVSEGARKFGSQCIVVAIDAKYNEDWKEWEVYTHGGRNATGIKALSWVKEVENLGAGEILLTSMDADGTKDGFDIQLTRAVSDLVSIPVIASGGAGKSEHFYDVFSQGRADAGLAASIFHYKELSIDNVKQELKEKGVEVR from the coding sequence ATGTTAGCAAAACGAATTATCCCATGTTTAGATGTGAAAGATGGTCGCGTGGTGAAAGGAGTTAATTTTGTAAATTTACGAGATGCCGGTGATCCAGTTGAATTAGCAGAAATATATGATAAAGAGGGTGCTGATGAACTTGTTTTTTTAGATATATCTGCATCTGTTGAAGGTCGTGCAACAATGGTAGAGGTTGTTAAACAAACGGCAGGTGAGATTGCTATTCCCTTTACTGTAGGTGGAGGGATAAATAGTGTAGAGGATATGAAGAATTTGCTTCGAGCAGGGGCTGATAAAATTGGGATTAATACAGCAGCTATTCAAAATCCTATTTTAGTTTCAGAAGGTGCTCGTAAATTTGGTTCACAATGTATCGTTGTGGCTATCGACGCAAAGTATAATGAGGATTGGAAAGAATGGGAAGTTTATACACATGGAGGTAGAAATGCTACAGGTATCAAAGCCTTATCTTGGGTGAAAGAAGTTGAAAACTTGGGTGCTGGTGAAATTTTATTGACAAGTATGGATGCGGATGGCACAAAAGATGGATTTGATATACAATTAACGAGGGCAGTTTCAGATCTTGTGAGTATTCCTGTGATTGCATCAGGAGGTGCAGGTAAATCTGAACATTTTTATGATGTTTTTTCTCAAGGTAGGGCAGATGCTGGTCTTGCTGCTTCTATTTTTCATTATAAAGAATTATCCATTGATAACGTAAAACAAGAGTTAAAGGAAAAAGGGGTGGAAGTACGTTGA
- the hisA gene encoding 1-(5-phosphoribosyl)-5-[(5-phosphoribosylamino)methylideneamino]imidazole-4-carboxamide isomerase, whose protein sequence is MSSFTIYPAIDILDGKCVRLVQGDYNQETVYHQSPVDVARTWEEQGASWIHVVDLDGAKAGYPVNEKIIGEIASAVNVPIQVGGGIRSKENIKQLLKCGVSRVIIGTAAIEDRDFVEEVLEQYGDKIAIGIDARDGYVATRGWLETSQVKADELALQLAQKGAKTFIFTDISRDGMMQGPNVESIVKLAKTSGQTVIASGGVSETNDLKKLAAHKQDGVIGAIVGKALYTDKIHLAKVMEEGF, encoded by the coding sequence ATGTCATCATTTACAATTTATCCTGCGATTGATATCTTAGACGGAAAATGTGTACGCTTAGTACAAGGAGACTATAATCAAGAAACGGTATATCATCAAAGTCCAGTTGATGTTGCAAGAACTTGGGAGGAGCAAGGTGCATCATGGATTCATGTTGTAGATTTAGATGGTGCTAAAGCGGGTTATCCTGTGAATGAAAAAATAATTGGGGAAATTGCCTCTGCGGTAAACGTGCCCATTCAAGTGGGTGGAGGCATACGCTCCAAAGAAAATATAAAACAACTCTTAAAGTGCGGTGTATCGAGAGTTATCATTGGAACAGCAGCGATTGAGGATCGCGATTTTGTTGAAGAAGTATTAGAACAATATGGAGACAAAATAGCAATTGGAATAGATGCAAGGGATGGATATGTTGCTACTCGAGGTTGGTTGGAAACCTCTCAAGTAAAAGCAGATGAATTAGCGCTGCAATTAGCTCAAAAAGGAGCAAAAACGTTTATTTTTACAGACATATCTAGAGATGGGATGATGCAAGGACCAAATGTAGAGTCCATCGTTAAGCTGGCTAAAACTTCAGGACAAACAGTCATTGCTTCAGGAGGGGTAAGTGAAACAAATGACTTAAAGAAGTTGGCTGCTCATAAGCAGGATGGCGTAATAGGTGCAATCGTAGGAAAGGCACTATATACGGATAAAATCCATTTAGCTAAAGTGATGGAGGAAGGATTTTAA
- the hisH gene encoding imidazole glycerol phosphate synthase subunit HisH — protein MIAIIDYGMGNLHSVSKAVERLGYTTLVTSSKQEILDADGAILPGVGAFGDAMEQLKQTGLQEVVNKFVETGKPLLGICLGMQLLFSSSEEYGEHEGLNLLPGQVTRFQGDYKIPHMGWNQLSMKQKHLLFEGLEEGHVYFVHSFHVQLDQPTDLLATTEYFQEVTAIVGRDNVYGMQFHPEKSGTIGIKLLSNFLKMSEISVLK, from the coding sequence TTGATCGCAATCATTGACTATGGTATGGGCAATTTACACAGTGTAAGTAAAGCAGTAGAAAGATTAGGTTATACCACTTTGGTTACTTCTAGTAAACAAGAGATTCTTGATGCTGATGGAGCTATTTTACCTGGAGTTGGGGCATTTGGAGATGCAATGGAACAATTAAAACAAACCGGACTTCAGGAGGTTGTAAATAAATTTGTAGAAACTGGAAAACCTCTATTGGGTATTTGTTTAGGTATGCAACTTCTTTTTTCAAGCAGTGAAGAGTACGGTGAGCATGAGGGTTTGAATTTGTTACCTGGTCAAGTGACTCGTTTTCAAGGTGATTACAAGATTCCACATATGGGGTGGAATCAATTGAGTATGAAACAGAAGCATCTTTTATTTGAGGGTTTAGAGGAAGGTCATGTATATTTTGTGCATTCTTTTCATGTGCAACTTGATCAACCCACCGATTTGTTAGCAACAACAGAGTACTTTCAGGAGGTTACAGCGATTGTAGGGAGAGATAATGTGTATGGAATGCAGTTTCATCCTGAAAAAAGCGGAACGATAGGAATTAAATTATTAAGTAACTTTTTGAAAATGTCGGAAATATCTGTTTTGAAGTAA
- the hisB gene encoding imidazoleglycerol-phosphate dehydratase HisB, which yields MDKRHSQIKRKTNETDISLQLAIDGTGKTEIETDVPFLNHMLDLFTKHGQFDLNVKARGDIEIDDHHTVEDIGICLGQTLYNALGDKKGIKRYASVFVPMDEALAQVIIDVSNRPHFEYRAEYPSNLVGGFSTELVHEFLWKFALEARLTLHVIVHYGQNTHHMIEAVFKALGRALDEATMIDPRVQGIPSTKGVL from the coding sequence ATGGATAAACGTCATTCTCAAATCAAAAGGAAAACCAACGAAACGGATATTTCACTCCAATTGGCAATTGATGGTACTGGGAAAACGGAGATTGAAACGGATGTACCTTTTTTAAATCATATGTTGGATTTGTTCACAAAACATGGACAATTTGATTTAAATGTAAAGGCTAGAGGAGATATAGAAATTGATGATCATCACACCGTTGAAGATATTGGAATATGTTTAGGTCAAACGTTATATAACGCACTTGGAGATAAAAAGGGAATTAAAAGGTATGCAAGTGTTTTTGTTCCAATGGATGAAGCTTTAGCACAAGTGATTATAGATGTTAGCAACCGTCCACACTTTGAATATCGTGCTGAGTATCCTTCTAATTTAGTGGGAGGTTTTTCTACTGAGCTAGTTCATGAATTTTTATGGAAGTTTGCTCTTGAAGCTAGATTAACATTACACGTTATTGTGCATTATGGACAAAACACACACCATATGATTGAAGCTGTGTTTAAAGCACTTGGACGTGCATTGGATGAAGCAACTATGATTGATCCACGTGTTCAAGGAATTCCCTCAACGAAAGGAGTGTTGTAA
- the hisD gene encoding histidinol dehydrogenase, whose product MRILPAKQFTINREVEYGSVEQNKAVQNIIETVIREKDEALIRFTEQYDGVQCASLKVSKQELDAAYDQVDDEFLVPLRKAAENIRVFHEKQKRNSWMDLQEDGSMLGQVIRPLKRVGIYVPGGTAAYPSSVLMNAIPAQVAGVSEIVMVTPPSTNGEEGVNPYILAAAKELGIQEVYRVGGAQSIAALAYGTETIHPVDKICGPGNIYVALAKREVYGVVDIDSIAGPTDITILADQSADASYVAADLLSQAEHDELSTAILVTNSSDLASQVQKEVEAQISVLPRMDIASKSIQQNGVILIVDHIEEGIKLVNELAPEHLEIMVEEPMSILGRIENAGAIFLGRYSAEPVGDYFAGPNHILPTNGTARFSSPLNVDDFLKKSSVIYYSKDAIIQNGEYIMQLARQEGFEGHARSIQIRLEKEGNLDG is encoded by the coding sequence ATGAGAATTTTACCTGCTAAACAATTTACTATAAATAGAGAAGTTGAATACGGCTCGGTGGAACAAAATAAAGCTGTACAAAATATTATTGAAACTGTTATACGAGAAAAGGATGAAGCTTTAATTAGATTTACAGAGCAATATGACGGTGTGCAATGTGCTAGCTTAAAAGTATCAAAACAAGAATTAGATGCGGCTTATGACCAAGTTGATGATGAATTCCTAGTCCCTTTAAGAAAAGCTGCAGAAAATATAAGAGTTTTTCATGAAAAACAGAAGCGGAATTCTTGGATGGATCTACAGGAGGATGGTAGCATGTTAGGACAAGTCATCCGACCTTTGAAAAGAGTAGGGATTTATGTGCCTGGGGGAACAGCAGCTTATCCTTCTTCTGTATTGATGAATGCGATTCCTGCACAGGTTGCTGGTGTTTCAGAAATCGTCATGGTGACTCCTCCTTCAACAAACGGGGAAGAAGGGGTTAATCCGTATATTTTAGCGGCAGCTAAAGAGCTTGGCATTCAAGAAGTGTATCGAGTAGGTGGAGCGCAGTCGATTGCAGCTTTGGCATATGGTACGGAAACGATTCATCCTGTTGATAAGATTTGTGGACCAGGAAACATTTATGTTGCTTTGGCTAAACGAGAGGTATATGGCGTAGTTGATATTGACAGCATTGCTGGACCTACAGATATTACGATTTTAGCAGATCAATCTGCGGATGCTTCTTACGTAGCGGCTGATCTTTTATCTCAAGCAGAACATGATGAGCTATCTACTGCTATTTTAGTTACTAACTCCTCGGATCTAGCATCACAAGTTCAAAAAGAAGTGGAAGCTCAAATAAGTGTTCTACCTAGAATGGATATTGCGAGTAAATCTATTCAGCAGAACGGTGTTATTTTAATCGTTGATCATATCGAGGAAGGGATTAAGTTGGTTAATGAATTAGCTCCAGAGCATTTAGAAATCATGGTGGAGGAACCGATGAGCATTTTAGGAAGGATTGAAAATGCAGGCGCGATATTTCTTGGCAGATATAGTGCTGAACCTGTAGGTGATTATTTTGCAGGACCGAATCATATTTTACCCACAAACGGAACCGCTCGGTTTTCTTCTCCTTTAAATGTGGATGATTTCTTGAAAAAATCGAGTGTTATTTATTATAGCAAGGATGCGATTATACAAAATGGTGAATATATTATGCAGCTTGCTAGACAAGAAGGTTTTGAAGGACATGCTAGGTCGATTCAAATTCGTTTAGAAAAGGAAGGAAACCTTGATGGATAA
- the hisG gene encoding ATP phosphoribosyltransferase codes for MEMLKVAMPKGRIFKQASQLFRDANIPIPEDFDDSRKLIIPIPEANMEFIMAKPVDVPTYVEYGVADVGIVGKDVLMEENRDVYELIDLGIARCRMSVIGLPAWKEVMNPKVATKYPNLASQYFRERGHQVEVIKLNGSIELAPLIGLSDRIVDMVETGRTLRENGLVELEEMFSITSRLIANRVSYRMKNNVIQLLCDQLQSVIEIKV; via the coding sequence ATGGAGATGTTAAAAGTAGCCATGCCTAAAGGTAGAATTTTTAAACAAGCATCTCAGTTGTTCCGTGATGCAAACATACCTATTCCTGAAGATTTTGACGATTCACGAAAATTAATCATTCCTATTCCGGAAGCAAATATGGAGTTTATTATGGCGAAACCAGTAGATGTCCCCACTTACGTTGAATATGGTGTAGCTGATGTTGGCATTGTTGGTAAAGATGTGTTGATGGAGGAAAATCGAGATGTATATGAACTTATAGATCTTGGTATTGCTAGATGCAGAATGTCTGTGATCGGGCTACCTGCGTGGAAGGAAGTCATGAATCCAAAGGTTGCTACAAAATACCCTAACCTAGCTAGTCAATATTTTAGAGAACGTGGTCATCAAGTAGAAGTGATTAAATTAAATGGTTCCATTGAACTTGCTCCTTTAATTGGATTGTCTGATCGAATTGTAGATATGGTAGAAACAGGCCGAACGCTTCGTGAAAATGGATTGGTAGAGTTAGAAGAAATGTTTTCTATTACAAGTCGTTTAATCGCAAATCGAGTGAGTTATCGGATGAAAAACAACGTAATTCAACTACTTTGTGATCAGCTTCAATCGGTAATAGAAATCAAGGTATAA
- a CDS encoding ATP phosphoribosyltransferase regulatory subunit, with the protein MSKPKVFEKPSGVRDYLPYAVRGLRTIENNVIHCMEKWGYQEIITPTLEYYDTVGIASLTSDHKLFKLLDKKGTTLVLRSDNTAPIARVVSSLLKDEPLPIRLSYHSNVFRAMKDEAGRDAEFVQTGAELIGDGSPDADAEIIALAISSLKAAGIENFKIALGHMGFLQGLFEATLIANQEEQTILKEHLLNKNYVGYKQAIKHLSIPEGAKQELEGILKLRGGKEICELAKTYINDPSTKQSIHHLFEVWEVLEAYGVSEHVGIDLTMLGDFSYYTGMTFEGYAGKLGFPVCSGGRYDNLLTQFGRPAPATGFSLKTNRILEVVTQNSNHEFPRTLILYDEHHRTEALKHAQMLRADGQIIETRKTTSLVESKSHLLQNYTDIINMTKGGK; encoded by the coding sequence GTGTCAAAACCAAAAGTATTTGAAAAACCATCGGGTGTAAGAGATTATTTGCCTTATGCTGTCCGTGGGTTGAGAACAATAGAAAATAATGTAATACATTGCATGGAAAAGTGGGGATATCAGGAAATTATTACACCTACATTAGAATATTACGATACAGTAGGTATAGCAAGTTTAACGTCAGATCACAAGCTTTTTAAGCTTTTAGATAAAAAAGGTACAACATTAGTTTTAAGATCAGATAACACAGCCCCAATTGCTAGGGTTGTTTCATCGTTGTTAAAAGATGAACCCCTTCCTATTCGGTTGTCATATCATTCTAACGTGTTCAGAGCGATGAAGGATGAAGCGGGAAGAGATGCTGAATTCGTTCAGACAGGTGCGGAGTTAATTGGAGATGGATCTCCTGATGCAGATGCTGAAATCATTGCACTTGCTATATCTTCTCTAAAAGCAGCGGGTATTGAGAATTTTAAAATTGCATTGGGTCACATGGGATTTCTACAAGGTTTATTTGAAGCAACATTAATTGCTAATCAAGAAGAACAAACCATCTTAAAAGAGCATTTATTAAATAAAAATTATGTCGGTTATAAACAAGCGATTAAACATTTGTCTATTCCAGAGGGAGCAAAACAGGAGTTAGAAGGTATTTTAAAGCTAAGAGGTGGAAAAGAAATTTGTGAGCTAGCTAAAACCTATATCAACGATCCATCAACTAAACAATCCATTCATCATTTGTTTGAAGTGTGGGAAGTATTAGAAGCCTATGGTGTTTCTGAACATGTCGGTATTGATTTAACGATGCTTGGAGATTTCTCTTATTATACCGGAATGACTTTTGAAGGTTATGCAGGTAAACTTGGTTTCCCAGTATGCAGTGGGGGTAGGTATGATAACTTACTCACTCAGTTTGGTAGACCCGCACCTGCGACAGGATTCTCATTAAAAACAAATCGAATTTTAGAGGTTGTGACTCAGAATTCTAATCATGAATTTCCTCGTACCTTAATTTTATATGATGAACATCACCGTACGGAAGCGTTAAAACATGCACAAATGTTAAGAGCTGATGGTCAAATCATTGAAACTCGAAAAACAACGTCCTTAGTTGAATCAAAGTCTCATCTATTACAAAACTACACAGACATTATAAATATGACGAAAGGGGGTAAGTAA